A portion of the Rubeoparvulum massiliense genome contains these proteins:
- a CDS encoding methyl-accepting chemotaxis protein, producing the protein MKRFWQSLSIRKKLWSGFSALLLLFLVGFILVLTQVSTVANQFLLLSEHDQIGSSMQRLSHLMDLKYAQLADFSVQKEEEYLRNYEYYQEEMLKELERVQQELSQLQPGAGLHSDSYTIQLQQLIQMNGKMDQSFTNIVKYIEEGRLMTASHERRNVADELGTVRAGTETWLKESKANQDTQYVLIQEQLQVTMWVAWITIILSIAVSLVLSYLLSNPIKKRLEQLLDVSEQVAEGNLQVPPVRTVSQDEVGQLARSINGMQEALRAVINQSMHTARQVNGATSELAASAEVMERSTAEVADRTQHMQGIQLELVQEIEQSTQSFMAIQEALGQVKQRSEQTSSVMKQIAHETIEGSTIIQSSQQQITNLAEENQDTMQVMEELLQRSLDIREVIQVIEAISNQTNLLALNAAIEASRAGEHGKGFSVVASEVRKLAEGTKDASQHVGTLLEQMHQQVLAVNQRIETQNKAISGSQDNLNRTVTQYLAMGGQIEQVEQDMTAIDSYLENVMNQAEMIQQLIGRIDQVLAASYEQLTEMNERMGDQHQKTKDVSEATSQLQRMSEGLQGELQHFRY; encoded by the coding sequence CAATCTCTCTCCATACGTAAAAAATTATGGTCTGGTTTTAGTGCCTTATTACTACTTTTTCTCGTAGGCTTTATCCTCGTGCTAACCCAGGTTTCTACTGTGGCCAATCAATTTTTGTTATTAAGTGAACATGACCAGATTGGTAGCTCCATGCAAAGACTATCCCATCTAATGGACCTTAAATATGCTCAGCTTGCCGATTTCTCTGTCCAGAAGGAGGAGGAGTATCTCCGTAACTATGAGTATTACCAAGAAGAGATGTTGAAGGAACTTGAGAGAGTACAGCAGGAGCTAAGCCAACTACAGCCAGGCGCTGGTCTTCATTCGGATTCCTATACAATCCAGCTTCAGCAGCTCATCCAAATGAATGGTAAGATGGATCAAAGTTTTACTAACATCGTGAAATATATTGAGGAAGGGCGTCTTATGACAGCAAGTCATGAGCGCCGGAATGTGGCAGATGAATTAGGCACAGTTCGAGCAGGGACAGAAACATGGCTAAAGGAGAGCAAAGCGAATCAGGATACACAGTATGTATTGATTCAAGAACAGTTACAGGTTACCATGTGGGTCGCATGGATTACCATCATTCTTTCCATTGCTGTGAGTCTCGTTCTCAGCTATCTCCTAAGCAATCCCATCAAGAAGCGCTTAGAGCAACTACTCGATGTAAGTGAGCAGGTGGCTGAGGGAAATCTTCAGGTTCCTCCGGTGAGGACCGTGTCTCAGGACGAAGTAGGGCAGCTAGCTCGAAGTATCAATGGCATGCAGGAAGCCTTACGAGCTGTGATCAATCAATCGATGCATACTGCTCGTCAGGTGAATGGTGCCACTTCTGAGCTAGCCGCTTCCGCAGAAGTCATGGAACGATCCACTGCTGAGGTTGCCGATCGCACACAGCATATGCAGGGGATCCAGCTGGAATTGGTACAAGAGATCGAACAGTCAACACAATCCTTTATGGCCATCCAAGAGGCATTGGGACAAGTGAAGCAACGGTCTGAACAGACTAGTTCAGTGATGAAGCAGATTGCCCATGAGACCATAGAAGGAAGTACGATTATCCAAAGCTCTCAACAACAGATTACCAATTTAGCAGAAGAGAATCAGGATACCATGCAGGTGATGGAGGAACTGCTACAACGTTCCCTTGATATTCGAGAAGTGATTCAGGTGATCGAAGCCATCTCCAATCAGACGAACCTACTGGCGTTGAATGCAGCCATTGAAGCATCACGTGCAGGGGAGCATGGAAAAGGCTTTTCTGTGGTAGCGTCAGAGGTACGTAAGCTTGCGGAGGGTACGAAGGATGCATCTCAGCATGTAGGCACCTTATTAGAACAGATGCACCAACAGGTGTTAGCGGTAAATCAGCGAATTGAGACACAGAATAAGGCGATTTCCGGAAGTCAAGATAATTTAAATCGGACTGTGACCCAATATCTAGCCATGGGTGGTCAGATCGAACAGGTGGAGCAGGATATGACTGCCATCGATTCCTATTTAGAGAATGTGATGAATCAAGCGGAGATGATTCAACAATTAATCGGGCGCATCGATCAGGTTCTTGCTGCCAGCTATGAGCAGCTCACAGAGATGAATGAACGGATGGGAGACCAGCATCAAAAGACCAAGGATGTGTCGGAAGCAACCTCTCAATTACAGCGGATGTCAGAGGGGCTGCAAGGGGAACTTCAACATTTTCGCTACTAA